The sequence GGTCAGTGCTCCGGCACGTCTATCCGGAGGCGGATATTCCCGTGGTGCAACTGAGCATCGATGAATCTCAACCGGCTTCGTTCCATTTCGCGATTGGACAAAAGCTCGCATCGCTGCGCGAAGAGGGCATCCTGATTGTGGGCAGCGGAAACCTGGTCCACAACCTTCACGCCTATGCCTGGGGACGACACGTTCCCGATCCGTACGATTGGGCAGTACGGTTCGAAACGGAAGCGAAAGAGATGATGCTTGCAGGCGAATATAAGCCGCTGATTGATTATGAGCGGCTCGGGCCGGAGGCAATCCTGTCGATTCCGACGCCAGATCATTACCTGCCGCTGCTGTACGTGATCGCTACGAGGCAGTGGGGCGAAGTCATCACCTTTCCAATCGAAGGCGTGGATGGAGGGTCCATTTCCATGCTGACGGTGCAAATTGGATAGAAGCCTCTCGAAACTTCACATCACCACAAGCGATCGCAGGGCCGAAGACCGCAAGAACGGAGGCCTTCCCTGCAAATTCTCAACTCAGCGTGAAATCCGCGAACG comes from Acidobacteriota bacterium and encodes:
- the ygiD gene encoding 4,5-DOPA dioxygenase extradiol codes for the protein MSQILPAIFFGHGNPMNAVLNNAYTEGWRRIGEQTTKPKAILSISAHWFVPETGVTISTAPRTIHDFGGFPRELYRVQYPAPGDPDLARRVQQMLAPLPVNLDNSWGLDHGTWSVLRHVYPEADIPVVQLSIDESQPASFHFAIGQKLASLREEGILIVGSGNLVHNLHAYAWGRHVPDPYDWAVRFETEAKEMMLAGEYKPLIDYERLGPEAILSIPTPDHYLPLLYVIATRQWGEVITFPIEGVDGGSISMLTVQIG